A single window of Leeuwenhoekiella sp. MAR_2009_132 DNA harbors:
- the rfbA gene encoding glucose-1-phosphate thymidylyltransferase RfbA — MKGIILAGGSGTRLYPLTVAVSKQLLPVYDKPMIYYPLSTLMLAGIQEILIITTPQDQAAFKNLLGDGSSLGCQFEYAIQEQPNGLAEAFIIGADFIGGDSVALILGDNIFYGSGLSKLLQDQTQIKGGAIFAYPVKDPNRYGIVEFDEQGKVLSIEEKPELPKSKYAIPGLYFFDNRAVAFAKEVKPSKRGEVEITSIQNRYLELEELQVAIMIRGMTWFDTGTIDSLNEATDFVKAIEHRQQYKIGCIEEVALLMNFITKEQVAAIASNYGKSAYGAYLKTLV, encoded by the coding sequence ATGAAAGGAATTATATTAGCCGGAGGCTCCGGAACTCGTTTATATCCACTTACCGTCGCTGTTAGTAAGCAATTACTTCCCGTTTATGATAAGCCTATGATCTATTATCCGCTTTCCACTTTAATGTTAGCCGGAATTCAGGAAATATTAATCATTACTACACCGCAAGATCAGGCAGCATTTAAAAATCTGTTAGGGGATGGTTCATCTTTAGGATGCCAATTTGAGTATGCCATACAAGAACAACCTAATGGTTTAGCAGAAGCATTTATAATAGGAGCAGATTTTATAGGAGGTGATTCTGTAGCTCTTATTTTAGGAGATAATATTTTCTACGGAAGCGGACTCAGTAAACTATTACAAGACCAAACTCAGATTAAAGGCGGTGCTATTTTTGCATATCCGGTAAAAGATCCTAACAGATACGGAATTGTAGAATTTGATGAGCAAGGTAAAGTACTTTCGATTGAAGAAAAGCCCGAACTGCCTAAGTCTAAGTATGCTATTCCGGGTTTGTATTTCTTTGATAACAGAGCAGTCGCTTTTGCTAAAGAGGTAAAACCATCAAAACGGGGAGAGGTAGAAATAACAAGTATTCAAAATCGATATCTTGAATTAGAAGAGCTTCAGGTGGCGATAATGATTCGGGGTATGACTTGGTTTGACACGGGCACTATAGACTCGTTGAATGAAGCAACAGACTTTGTAAAGGCAATAGAACATCGTCAGCAATACAAAATAGGTTGTATAGAAGAGGTAGCTTTGTTGATGAATTTTATAACTAAAGAACAAGTGGCTGCAATAGCTTCTAATTACGGCAAATCTGCTTACGGTGCTTATTTAAAAACATTAGTTTAA
- the rfbB gene encoding dTDP-glucose 4,6-dehydratase has translation MNILVTGGAGFIGSHVVRLFVNNRPQDHIYNLDALTYAGNLENLRDIENAPNYTFIKADINDLENLDALFATYKFDRVIHLAAESHVDRSIKDPLIFVKTNIIGTVNLLNTCLKFWQAPFTENLFYHISTDEVYGSLGAEGLFTETTAYDPNSPYSASKAGSDHFVRAYGETYNLPYIITNCSNNYGQNQFPEKLIPLFINNCIHKKALPVYGDGDYTRDWLYVVDHALAIEQVFTNGTLKETYNIGGFNEWKNIDLVKLLCKIMDEKLNNPAGTSEQLITYVKDRPGHDKRYAIDATKIKEALDWEPSVTFEEGLRLTVDWYLSNSSWLENVTSGNYQQYYDAHYLNA, from the coding sequence ATGAATATTTTAGTCACTGGAGGCGCAGGTTTTATTGGCTCGCACGTAGTTAGACTTTTTGTAAATAATAGACCTCAGGATCATATTTATAATCTTGATGCACTTACCTATGCGGGCAATCTTGAGAATTTGAGGGATATAGAAAATGCTCCTAATTACACCTTTATTAAGGCAGATATTAATGATTTAGAAAATCTAGATGCTTTATTTGCAACCTATAAATTTGACAGGGTAATTCATCTGGCAGCAGAGTCTCACGTAGATCGCTCTATTAAAGATCCTTTAATATTTGTAAAAACGAATATAATAGGCACCGTAAATTTGCTTAATACCTGTCTCAAGTTTTGGCAGGCTCCGTTTACTGAAAATCTATTTTATCATATTAGTACAGATGAGGTTTATGGTTCTTTAGGCGCAGAAGGCTTATTTACAGAGACTACAGCCTACGATCCTAATTCACCCTATAGTGCTTCAAAAGCAGGTTCAGACCATTTTGTACGGGCCTATGGGGAAACCTATAATTTACCGTATATTATAACGAATTGTAGTAATAATTATGGTCAAAATCAGTTTCCAGAAAAATTGATTCCGTTATTTATTAATAACTGTATACATAAAAAAGCTTTACCCGTTTATGGTGATGGCGATTACACACGAGATTGGCTTTATGTGGTAGATCACGCATTAGCTATAGAACAGGTTTTTACTAACGGAACATTAAAAGAAACCTATAATATAGGCGGTTTTAATGAGTGGAAAAATATAGATCTTGTAAAATTACTTTGCAAAATAATGGATGAGAAGTTAAATAATCCCGCCGGTACTAGTGAACAGCTCATTACCTACGTTAAAGATAGACCGGGACATGATAAACGCTATGCCATTGATGCAACTAAAATTAAAGAGGCGTTAGATTGGGAGCCTTCGGTAACTTTTGAAGAAGGTTTGCGTTTAACTGTAGATTGGTATCTTTCCAATTCCAGCTGGTTAGAAAATGTGACCAGTGGTAATTATCAGCAGTATTATGATGCCCATTATTTAAACGCCTAA
- the wecB gene encoding non-hydrolyzing UDP-N-acetylglucosamine 2-epimerase, which translates to MEDSKDKKRVLFVFGTRPEAIKMAPVIAAFKNAAFFKTKVCITAQHREMLDQVLDFFEIVPDYDLDLMRKNQDLYSLTSRVLESLKNPLEDFKPNLVFVHGDTTTTMAASLAAFYAGAKVGHIEAGLRTFNKHSPFPEEMNRQITGRLTDFHFAPTQLSKSNLLAENIKEENIFVTGNTVIDALHTTVRKVEQETPSFAKDIPFLDKKLIVITGHRRENFGSGMRSICEVFKEIALSRTDIHLVYPVHLNPNVQSVVSEVLSGIANISLINPLAYPDFVWLMNKAHFIVTDSGGVQEEAPGLGKPVLVTRDTTERPEAVTAGTVLLVGTDPEKLKEGILTLLNNKTVYNQMSQAHNPYGDGKAAQRIFQLVKERL; encoded by the coding sequence ATGGAAGACTCTAAGGATAAAAAACGCGTTCTTTTTGTTTTTGGCACCAGACCCGAAGCTATAAAAATGGCTCCGGTAATTGCAGCTTTTAAGAATGCAGCGTTTTTTAAAACTAAAGTGTGTATTACCGCTCAGCATCGGGAAATGCTGGATCAGGTTCTTGATTTTTTTGAAATTGTACCCGATTATGATTTGGATTTAATGCGAAAAAATCAGGATTTATACAGTTTAACTTCCAGAGTTTTAGAATCGCTTAAAAACCCATTAGAAGATTTTAAACCGAATCTTGTTTTTGTACACGGTGACACTACGACTACAATGGCGGCAAGTCTGGCTGCTTTCTATGCGGGGGCAAAAGTGGGACACATTGAGGCGGGATTACGTACGTTTAATAAACATTCTCCGTTTCCCGAAGAAATGAACCGCCAAATTACCGGCAGACTTACCGACTTTCATTTTGCACCTACGCAACTTTCAAAATCAAATTTACTAGCCGAAAATATAAAAGAAGAAAACATCTTTGTAACCGGTAATACTGTTATTGATGCTCTGCATACTACCGTGCGTAAAGTAGAACAAGAGACGCCATCATTTGCAAAAGATATTCCGTTTTTAGACAAGAAACTAATTGTAATTACAGGACATCGTCGCGAGAATTTTGGATCGGGAATGCGCAGTATTTGCGAAGTATTTAAAGAAATAGCATTAAGCAGGACAGATATTCATCTGGTTTACCCGGTACATTTAAATCCTAATGTACAAAGTGTGGTGTCTGAAGTCCTAAGTGGTATTGCTAATATTTCATTAATAAACCCCTTAGCTTATCCTGACTTTGTTTGGCTTATGAATAAGGCTCATTTTATTGTTACAGATAGTGGCGGCGTGCAGGAAGAAGCGCCGGGATTGGGTAAGCCGGTTTTAGTAACTCGTGATACGACAGAGCGTCCCGAAGCCGTAACAGCCGGCACCGTATTGTTAGTAGGTACAGATCCTGAAAAATTAAAAGAAGGAATTCTAACTTTGCTAAACAACAAGACCGTCTATAACCAAATGAGTCAGGCACATAATCCTTACGGAGATGGCAAGGCGGCACAACGAATTTTTCAATTAGTAAAAGAGCGATTATGA
- the rfbC gene encoding dTDP-4-dehydrorhamnose 3,5-epimerase → MQFIETGFKDLWLMEPKVFGDSRGYFFEAFNANTFLEHTGLKPNFVQQNQSKSQKNVLRGMHLQTGDYSQAKLIRVIQGSVLDMVVDLRKEEPTFGKSYAIELNESNQRQLFVPRNFAHGFLVLEEDTLFTYSCDNYYNPQFELTLKFDDPNFVNNWPENIAFNLSDKDTQGLDFRSVIDKMYV, encoded by the coding sequence ATGCAATTTATAGAGACAGGGTTTAAAGACCTTTGGTTAATGGAGCCAAAAGTTTTTGGGGATTCCAGAGGCTATTTTTTTGAGGCCTTTAATGCGAATACCTTTTTAGAACATACAGGCTTAAAACCCAATTTTGTACAGCAAAATCAATCAAAATCTCAGAAAAATGTTTTGAGAGGTATGCATTTGCAAACTGGAGATTACAGTCAGGCAAAGTTAATACGCGTCATTCAGGGAAGTGTTCTTGATATGGTTGTAGATTTGAGAAAAGAGGAGCCTACATTTGGCAAAAGTTATGCGATAGAACTTAATGAAAGCAACCAAAGACAATTATTTGTACCGCGCAATTTTGCACACGGCTTTTTAGTTTTAGAAGAAGATACGTTATTTACCTACAGTTGTGATAATTATTACAATCCGCAGTTTGAACTTACTTTAAAATTTGACGATCCTAACTTTGTTAATAATTGGCCAGAAAATATAGCATTTAACCTTTCCGATAAAGATACTCAAGGTCTTGATTTTCGATCTGTAATAGATAAAATGTATGTCTAA